Proteins encoded within one genomic window of Pararhizobium capsulatum DSM 1112:
- a CDS encoding response regulator transcription factor, which yields MRILVVEDDVNLNRQLAEALKEAGYVVDQAYDGEEGHYLGEGEPYDAVILDIGLPEMDGITVLEKWRGAGKVMPVLILTARDRWSDKVSGIDAGADDYVAKPFHVEEVLARIRALIRRAAGHASSEIVCGPVRLDTKASKATVDGVQLKLTSHEFRLLSYLMHHMGQAVSRTELVEHMYDQDFDRDSNTIEVFVGRLRKKIGNDLIETVRGLGYRMQPPGAGALADKSAKS from the coding sequence ATGCGCATTCTCGTGGTCGAAGACGACGTCAATCTCAACCGACAGCTCGCGGAAGCGCTGAAGGAAGCCGGCTATGTCGTCGATCAGGCGTATGACGGTGAAGAGGGGCATTATCTCGGCGAAGGCGAGCCCTATGACGCCGTAATCCTCGATATCGGCCTACCGGAGATGGACGGCATTACCGTTCTGGAAAAATGGCGCGGTGCCGGCAAGGTCATGCCGGTGCTGATCCTGACGGCGCGCGATCGCTGGAGCGACAAGGTTTCGGGGATCGATGCCGGGGCCGATGACTATGTGGCCAAGCCCTTCCATGTCGAGGAGGTGCTGGCCCGTATCCGCGCACTGATCCGGCGTGCGGCAGGTCATGCGAGCTCCGAGATCGTCTGTGGACCCGTCAGGCTCGATACCAAGGCTTCGAAGGCGACGGTAGACGGGGTTCAGCTGAAGCTGACGTCCCACGAATTCCGCCTTCTCTCTTACCTCATGCACCATATGGGCCAGGCCGTGTCACGCACGGAGCTGGTCGAGCACATGTACGATCAGGATTTCGACCGTGATTCCAATACGATCGAGGTTTTCGTCGGACGCCTGCGCAAGAAGATCGGTAACGACCTGATCGAAACTGTGCGTGGGCTCGGTTATCGCATGCAGCCGCCGGGCGCCGGCGCGTTGGCAGACAAGAGCGCCAAGTCCTGA
- a CDS encoding sensor histidine kinase translates to MKPQSLTARVLLVSTIWAVAALVVIGVVISTLYRQGSERGFQDLLRAQLYNVINSVVVNDKSVLAGSPQLGDLRFSQPQTGWYWIVEPIGEFDTPTLMSTSLGNGKLPIPSVDEVPFDIRYERFYTTTDSFGNSVEVAETEVVLDIQGHTARFRVAGNRDVLESDINDFNRNLYLALSIFGFGGLGMNALAILFGLRPLDQARRSLEKIRAGESERLDGDFPREIQPLASEVNALIESNRRIIERARMQVGNLAHSLKTPIAVLINEARVLEAPHGDLVRNQADAMQMQVQSYLNRARIAAQRESVLARTEVEPALERLVRVMRRLHPDKNFEFSVSAPGLMLAMEQQDVEETIGNLLDNAARYAGAQVHIIAQPAPENVHGSDPGRRHWVTIDVEDDGPGLEPEQIAIAIKRGKRLDESKPGTGLGLSIVKEIAGEYHGKLGLSRAEIGGLRAQLILPGVS, encoded by the coding sequence CTGAAACCGCAATCGCTGACGGCGCGCGTTCTTCTCGTTTCGACCATCTGGGCCGTCGCTGCTCTGGTCGTAATCGGCGTGGTCATCTCCACCCTCTATCGGCAGGGATCCGAGCGCGGCTTTCAAGATCTTTTGCGCGCGCAGCTTTACAACGTTATCAACTCGGTGGTCGTCAACGACAAATCCGTCCTGGCGGGCAGTCCGCAGCTGGGCGACCTGCGGTTCTCGCAACCCCAGACAGGTTGGTACTGGATCGTCGAGCCAATCGGTGAGTTCGATACGCCGACGCTGATGTCGACATCGCTGGGCAACGGCAAATTGCCGATCCCTAGTGTGGACGAAGTGCCGTTCGACATTCGCTATGAACGCTTTTATACGACGACGGATTCGTTCGGCAATTCGGTGGAGGTGGCGGAAACGGAAGTCGTTCTCGATATCCAGGGACATACGGCCCGCTTTCGCGTTGCGGGCAATCGCGATGTTTTGGAAAGCGATATCAACGACTTCAACCGCAATCTTTATCTTGCCTTGTCCATCTTCGGTTTCGGTGGTCTCGGCATGAATGCGCTGGCAATCCTGTTCGGGTTACGACCTCTTGACCAGGCACGACGTTCGCTGGAAAAAATCCGGGCCGGCGAAAGTGAGCGGCTCGACGGCGATTTTCCGCGCGAAATTCAGCCGCTGGCAAGCGAGGTCAATGCTCTGATTGAGAGCAACCGGCGGATCATCGAGCGAGCGCGCATGCAGGTCGGCAATCTCGCCCATTCGCTGAAGACGCCGATCGCGGTGTTGATCAATGAGGCGCGGGTGCTGGAAGCGCCGCATGGCGATCTCGTCAGGAATCAAGCTGATGCCATGCAGATGCAGGTGCAATCCTATCTGAACCGTGCCCGTATTGCGGCCCAGAGGGAAAGCGTGCTGGCGCGTACCGAGGTTGAGCCTGCGCTGGAGCGGCTCGTCAGGGTCATGCGACGGCTTCATCCCGACAAGAACTTCGAATTTTCCGTATCTGCACCCGGGTTGATGCTGGCGATGGAACAGCAGGACGTTGAGGAAACGATTGGTAACCTGCTGGACAACGCCGCCCGCTATGCTGGCGCACAGGTCCATATCATCGCGCAGCCGGCTCCGGAAAACGTGCATGGCAGCGATCCCGGTCGGCGGCACTGGGTCACGATCGATGTTGAGGATGACGGGCCGGGGCTTGAGCCGGAACAGATCGCCATTGCCATCAAGCGGGGCAAGCGGCTTGATGAAAGCAAACCGGGAACCGGGCTCGGCCTGTCTATCGTCAAGGAAATTGCCGGTGAGTATCACGGCAAGCTCGGGCTCTCTCGTGCGGAAATCGGTGGCCTGAGAGCGCAGCTCATTTTACCGGGCGTAAGCTGA
- the ccmI gene encoding c-type cytochrome biogenesis protein CcmI, whose product MLFWILVPILTAAVAAVLLLPLMRADARTEIPQSHDVEVYRDQLAELKRDTANGLISGDEAEFARAEVARRLLVASDAVKMAAPVARRRANRIAQAAVIVFLPLTGLCLYLATGRPDMPDAPLAARLANPGDDINILVAKAEQHLVKNPEDGAGWDLLAPIYFREGRVEDAGAAYQNAIRILGPTPARLGGYAESLIALSGGLVTVDAQAALKQSLAIEPDDPRSEYYLALGLKQQGKTEEARNAFEALVRSSPAEAPWLPLVNSHLAELQGAAVMGERAQSAPGNPTQADVAAAQTMSGSDRNAMIEGMVSNLAEKLEQDPNNFEGWMRIIRSYTVLDRKADASEALRRGLAVFPAESQEGRGLLALARELGLSADKDVK is encoded by the coding sequence ATGCTGTTCTGGATCCTCGTTCCCATCCTGACGGCGGCTGTCGCCGCCGTTCTGCTTCTGCCGCTGATGCGGGCGGATGCGCGCACCGAAATTCCGCAATCCCACGATGTCGAGGTCTATCGCGACCAGCTGGCCGAGCTGAAGCGTGACACGGCCAATGGTCTGATTTCCGGAGACGAAGCCGAGTTTGCACGCGCTGAAGTGGCGCGGCGGTTGCTCGTGGCAAGCGATGCCGTCAAGATGGCTGCACCTGTTGCCAGGCGCCGGGCAAACCGGATTGCACAGGCTGCAGTTATCGTCTTTCTGCCGCTAACGGGGCTCTGTCTTTACTTGGCGACGGGGCGTCCGGACATGCCGGATGCGCCGCTCGCCGCTCGCCTTGCCAACCCCGGCGACGATATCAACATTCTGGTTGCCAAGGCTGAGCAGCATCTTGTCAAGAACCCCGAAGACGGGGCGGGATGGGACCTGCTGGCGCCGATCTACTTTCGGGAAGGCCGGGTGGAAGACGCAGGCGCGGCATATCAGAATGCGATCCGGATTCTTGGGCCCACTCCAGCCCGGCTGGGCGGCTATGCCGAGAGCCTGATTGCACTTTCGGGTGGGTTGGTGACTGTCGATGCCCAAGCGGCATTGAAGCAGTCTCTGGCGATCGAGCCGGATGACCCGCGCTCCGAATATTATCTGGCGCTGGGTCTGAAGCAGCAGGGCAAGACCGAGGAAGCCCGCAACGCTTTTGAAGCGCTCGTGCGCTCGTCACCGGCCGAAGCGCCTTGGTTGCCACTCGTCAACAGCCATCTGGCAGAATTGCAAGGCGCTGCAGTGATGGGGGAGCGTGCGCAGAGCGCACCCGGCAATCCGACGCAAGCGGATGTTGCTGCTGCCCAGACGATGAGCGGTTCCGATCGCAACGCGATGATCGAGGGCATGGTCTCCAATCTTGCTGAAAAGCTGGAGCAGGACCCCAATAATTTCGAAGGCTGGATGCGGATCATTCGTTCCTACACCGTGCTCGACCGAAAGGCTGATGCGAGCGAGGCATTGCGCCGCGGACTTGCGGTGTTTCCTGCGGAAAGCCAGGAGGGGCGCGGCCTGCTGGCGCTTGCCCGCGAACTCGGCCTTTCCGCCGACAAGGATGTGAAATGA
- the ccmE gene encoding cytochrome c maturation protein CcmE, giving the protein MTRKQKRLAVICGGVGFILAAVLLVMFAFSQSVAYFYVPGDLEKTTLAPGTRIRLGGLVEDGSVKRGEGTTISFVVTDTISTVPVSYTGILPDLFREGQGVVAEGAFDAGGKLFVADTVLAKHDETYMPKDVADRLKAQGVSLGGKETIR; this is encoded by the coding sequence ATGACCCGGAAGCAGAAGAGACTGGCAGTTATTTGCGGCGGTGTCGGTTTCATCCTGGCAGCCGTGCTGCTCGTGATGTTCGCCTTCAGCCAGTCGGTGGCCTATTTCTATGTGCCGGGCGATCTTGAGAAGACCACGCTTGCACCTGGAACGCGCATTCGCCTGGGGGGGCTGGTGGAAGACGGCTCTGTCAAACGTGGCGAGGGTACGACGATCAGCTTTGTGGTTACCGACACGATCAGCACTGTACCCGTAAGTTATACCGGAATTCTGCCGGACCTTTTCCGCGAAGGCCAGGGGGTCGTGGCGGAAGGTGCTTTTGATGCCGGTGGCAAGCTCTTTGTTGCTGATACCGTTCTTGCCAAGCATGATGAGACCTACATGCCGAAGGACGTGGCCGACAGGTTGAAGGCCCAGGGCGTTTCGCTCGGCGGCAAGGAGACGATCCGATGA
- a CDS encoding heme lyase CcmF/NrfE family subunit, with protein MIIEFGHYALVLALATSILQSLLPVIGAWRGERSLMQSGTTAAITSFALVALSFAVLTYAHVTSDFSVANVWENSHSMIPLLYKYSGVWGNHEGSMLLWLLILTLFSALVAVFGRNLPDTLRANVLGVQAWIATAFSLFILLTSNPFNRLMPAPGEGRDLNPVLQDVGLAIHPPLLYLGYVGFSVCFSFAVAALIDGRIDAAWARWVRPWTLAAWTFLTAGIAMGSYWAYYELGWGGWWFWDPVENASFMPWLAGTALLHSALVMEKREALKIWTVLLAILTFSLSLLGTFLVRSGVLTSVHAFANDPTRGIFILVILVLFIGGALSLFAFRAVRLKAGGLFAPISREGALVYNNLILTTAAATVLTGTLYPLALEALTGAKISVGPPFFNMTFGLLMLPLLLAVPFGPLLAWKRGDLLGAAQRLFAAIGLGLAVALGVFYARYGGPVMAAAGIGLGIYLIAGSLTDLVLRAGIGRLPLATAWARLKGLPRSSFGTTLAHAGVGVTLIGIVAVTAYETETIVEMKPGTTVEAGGFTLRFDGMREGNGPNFTEESAHFDILSGGVVVSDFWSSKRIYTARRMPTTEAGIRTFGTSQLYVSLGDPAPDGAMVIRIWWKPFILCIWGGAVLMMIGGAISLSDRRLRVGVPKKAKPQPKLVLEPAE; from the coding sequence ATGATTATCGAGTTCGGTCATTATGCGCTGGTACTGGCGCTTGCGACCTCGATCCTGCAGTCGCTGCTGCCTGTTATCGGCGCCTGGCGGGGCGAGCGGTCACTGATGCAGAGTGGCACGACCGCTGCAATCACAAGCTTTGCACTGGTGGCGCTTTCCTTTGCGGTTTTGACCTATGCGCATGTGACGTCCGATTTCTCGGTGGCGAACGTGTGGGAGAACTCCCACTCGATGATCCCGCTGCTCTATAAATATTCGGGTGTCTGGGGGAACCACGAAGGCTCGATGCTGCTCTGGCTGCTGATCCTGACGTTGTTCTCCGCGCTTGTGGCGGTCTTTGGCCGCAATCTGCCGGATACGTTGCGGGCAAATGTGCTCGGCGTGCAGGCCTGGATTGCCACCGCCTTCAGTTTGTTCATCCTGTTGACCTCGAACCCATTTAACCGGCTGATGCCGGCGCCGGGCGAAGGCCGCGATCTCAATCCGGTCCTCCAGGATGTGGGTCTCGCGATCCATCCGCCACTGCTTTATCTCGGCTATGTCGGGTTTTCGGTTTGTTTTTCCTTTGCGGTGGCCGCGCTGATCGACGGCCGGATTGACGCGGCATGGGCGCGCTGGGTGAGGCCCTGGACGCTGGCCGCCTGGACATTTCTGACAGCCGGTATCGCCATGGGGTCCTACTGGGCTTACTACGAACTCGGTTGGGGTGGCTGGTGGTTCTGGGATCCGGTCGAAAACGCATCCTTCATGCCGTGGCTTGCGGGCACGGCATTGCTTCACTCGGCGCTGGTGATGGAAAAGCGGGAGGCCTTGAAGATATGGACGGTGCTTCTGGCGATCCTGACCTTCTCCCTGTCGCTGCTTGGAACGTTCCTTGTGCGATCCGGGGTGCTGACCTCGGTCCACGCGTTTGCCAATGATCCGACCCGCGGCATTTTCATCCTCGTCATTCTCGTGCTCTTTATCGGTGGTGCGCTCTCGCTGTTTGCTTTCAGGGCTGTGCGGCTCAAAGCGGGTGGCCTGTTTGCTCCGATTTCGAGAGAAGGGGCGTTGGTCTATAACAATCTCATCCTGACGACAGCGGCGGCAACGGTTCTCACCGGAACGCTCTATCCACTGGCGCTGGAGGCATTGACCGGCGCCAAGATTTCGGTCGGACCGCCGTTCTTCAACATGACTTTCGGGTTGCTGATGCTGCCGCTGCTGCTGGCGGTTCCATTTGGACCCTTGCTTGCCTGGAAGCGCGGCGATTTGCTTGGAGCGGCACAGCGGCTCTTTGCGGCAATCGGGCTTGGGCTGGCGGTTGCTCTCGGTGTGTTCTATGCGCGCTATGGCGGGCCGGTGATGGCGGCTGCCGGTATCGGCTTGGGCATTTATCTGATTGCGGGTTCTCTGACCGATCTGGTTTTGCGTGCCGGGATCGGGAGGTTGCCATTGGCAACTGCGTGGGCGCGGCTGAAGGGCCTGCCGCGTTCCTCCTTCGGAACAACGCTTGCCCACGCCGGCGTTGGCGTCACGCTGATAGGGATCGTGGCGGTCACTGCCTACGAGACGGAGACGATCGTCGAGATGAAGCCGGGCACGACGGTCGAGGCGGGCGGTTTTACGCTGCGTTTTGACGGAATGCGCGAAGGCAACGGGCCGAACTTCACGGAAGAGTCCGCGCATTTCGACATCCTGAGCGGCGGTGTCGTGGTGAGCGACTTCTGGTCCTCCAAGCGCATCTACACGGCACGTCGCATGCCGACGACGGAGGCGGGTATCCGCACCTTCGGCACCAGTCAACTCTATGTTTCGCTCGGCGATCCCGCGCCCGATGGTGCGATGGTGATACGCATCTGGTGGAAGCCGTTTATCCTCTGCATCTGGGGTGGGGCAGTGCTGATGATGATTGGTGGAGCTATTTCACTCAGCGATAGGCGCCTCCGCGTTGGGGTGCCGAAGAAGGCGAAGCCGCAACCGAAACTTGTCCTGGAGCCGGCCGAATGA
- a CDS encoding cytochrome c-type biogenesis protein, translating into MMRRSILALIVLLLAAPAFAVNPDEVMKDPALEARARALSGQLRCMVCQNQSIDDSNAELAKDLRVLVRERIAGGDSDEQVIAYVVSRYGEFVLLKPRFETKTLVLWGTPVALLVIGAIAMALAARRRTGKITGTALTSDEKARLDALLKDETT; encoded by the coding sequence ATGATGCGTCGGTCTATCCTTGCCCTGATCGTCCTTCTGTTGGCGGCGCCGGCATTTGCCGTCAATCCGGATGAGGTGATGAAGGACCCGGCGCTCGAGGCGCGCGCCCGCGCGCTTTCCGGCCAACTGCGCTGCATGGTTTGCCAGAACCAGTCGATTGACGATTCCAATGCCGAGCTCGCCAAAGATCTGAGAGTACTCGTGCGGGAGCGCATTGCCGGTGGCGATAGTGACGAGCAGGTGATCGCCTATGTCGTGTCCCGCTACGGCGAATTCGTCCTTCTGAAGCCACGCTTTGAAACCAAGACGCTTGTTCTTTGGGGAACGCCCGTGGCCTTGCTGGTTATCGGCGCCATCGCAATGGCTCTTGCCGCGCGTCGCAGGACCGGAAAGATAACCGGAACCGCGCTGACTTCCGATGAAAAGGCGCGTCTCGACGCGTTGCTCAAGGACGAAACCACCTGA
- a CDS encoding Do family serine endopeptidase: MFKPSRPSLKTVLKTSTVAGLAAVMLSTGIPAAITHSFAAPVKVEAPQVPSFADVVDAVSPAVVSVRVQSRANPVSDDASNGFSFDFGGPGFDELPDDHPLKRFFREFGGPNGGGDRHAERDRPHLGKPGPGRLRPTSQGSGFFITEDGYLVTNNHVVSDGSAFTVVLNDGTELDAKLIGKDSRTDLAVLKVDDKRKFTYVNWADDSKVRVGDWVVAVGNPFGLGGTVTSGIVSARGRDIGSGPYDDYLQVDAAVNRGNSGGPTFNLSGEVVGINTAIFSPSGGNVGIAFAIPASVAKDVVADLMKDGSVSRGWLGVQIQPVNKDIADSLGLAEASGALVVEPQAGSPGEKAGIKKGDVVTAVNGDPIKGPRELARKIATMRPGTTVDVALWRDGKSISVKLEIGTLPADTQEAAADPEQQQEDQAPASEKALADLGVTVAPSDDGNGVTIASVDPDSDASDRGLKEGEKIVSVNNQEVKSADDILKVIEAAKKDGRSKALFQIEADNASRFVALPIDQG; encoded by the coding sequence ATGTTCAAGCCCTCGCGCCCCTCCCTGAAAACCGTGTTGAAGACATCGACCGTGGCCGGTCTTGCGGCGGTCATGCTGTCGACGGGTATCCCCGCTGCCATCACCCATTCCTTTGCCGCTCCGGTCAAGGTTGAAGCCCCGCAGGTTCCGAGCTTTGCCGACGTAGTCGACGCCGTTTCGCCGGCCGTCGTTTCGGTTCGTGTCCAGTCGCGCGCCAATCCTGTTTCCGACGACGCGTCCAACGGCTTCAGCTTCGACTTCGGCGGTCCCGGCTTTGATGAACTGCCGGACGATCATCCGCTGAAGCGTTTCTTCCGTGAATTCGGTGGCCCGAACGGTGGTGGCGATCGCCACGCTGAGCGTGACCGTCCGCATCTCGGCAAGCCCGGCCCCGGCCGCCTGCGTCCGACCTCGCAGGGCTCCGGCTTCTTCATCACCGAAGATGGCTACCTCGTTACCAACAATCACGTCGTTTCCGACGGTTCTGCGTTTACGGTCGTTCTCAACGACGGTACAGAGCTTGATGCCAAGCTAATCGGCAAGGACAGCCGCACCGATCTGGCCGTGCTGAAGGTCGATGACAAGCGCAAGTTCACCTACGTAAACTGGGCTGACGACAGCAAGGTTCGCGTTGGCGACTGGGTCGTTGCCGTCGGCAATCCTTTCGGTCTTGGCGGTACGGTGACGTCGGGCATCGTTTCGGCTCGCGGCCGTGATATCGGCTCCGGCCCATACGACGACTACCTGCAGGTTGATGCGGCCGTGAACCGTGGTAACTCGGGCGGCCCGACCTTCAACCTCTCTGGCGAAGTTGTCGGCATCAACACCGCGATCTTCTCGCCTTCCGGCGGCAATGTCGGTATCGCCTTCGCGATCCCGGCCTCGGTTGCCAAGGATGTCGTTGCCGACCTGATGAAGGATGGCTCGGTCTCGCGCGGCTGGCTCGGCGTGCAGATCCAGCCGGTCAACAAGGACATCGCCGACTCGCTCGGTCTGGCAGAGGCCAGCGGGGCGCTTGTCGTCGAACCCCAGGCCGGATCGCCCGGTGAAAAGGCTGGCATCAAGAAGGGTGACGTCGTCACCGCCGTCAATGGCGATCCGATCAAGGGTCCGCGCGAGCTTGCCCGCAAGATCGCGACGATGCGTCCCGGAACAACCGTCGATGTCGCCCTGTGGCGTGACGGCAAGTCGATCAGCGTCAAGCTGGAAATCGGCACCCTGCCGGCCGACACTCAGGAAGCCGCAGCCGATCCGGAACAGCAGCAGGAAGATCAGGCACCCGCCAGCGAGAAGGCACTCGCCGACCTCGGTGTAACTGTTGCCCCCTCCGATGACGGCAATGGTGTCACGATCGCCTCTGTCGATCCGGACTCGGACGCCAGCGATCGCGGCCTGAAGGAAGGCGAGAAGATCGTCTCGGTCAACAACCAGGAGGTCAAGTCGGCTGACGACATCCTCAAGGTGATCGAGGCCGCCAAGAAGGACGGTCGCAGCAAGGCGCTGTTCCAGATCGAGGCGGACAACGCCAGCCGCTTCGTCGCCCTGCCGATCGACCAGGGCTGA
- a CDS encoding response regulator transcription factor — translation MVTRMKILIIEDDLEAAAYLAKAFREAGIVSDHASDGESGLFMASENAYDVLVIDRMLPRRDGLSVISELRRKGIHTPVLILSALGQVDDRVTGLRAGGDDYLPKPYSFNELLARVEVLGRRKGAPEQDMVYRVGDLELDRLSHTVRRQGKEIVLQPREFRLLEYLMKNSGQVVTRTMLLENVWDYHFDPQTNVIDVHVSRLRSKIEKDFDAPLLRTVRGAGYMIKDEARADG, via the coding sequence ATGGTCACCCGTATGAAGATTCTGATTATCGAAGACGATCTCGAAGCCGCCGCCTATCTTGCCAAAGCCTTTCGCGAGGCCGGTATCGTATCGGACCACGCCAGTGATGGCGAAAGCGGGCTGTTCATGGCCAGTGAAAATGCCTACGACGTGCTGGTGATCGACCGCATGCTGCCGCGACGCGACGGGCTGTCGGTGATTTCCGAACTGCGGCGCAAGGGTATCCATACACCGGTTCTCATCCTCTCAGCACTCGGCCAAGTCGATGACCGTGTCACCGGTCTTCGCGCGGGCGGCGATGACTATCTTCCGAAACCTTACTCGTTCAACGAATTGCTGGCGCGCGTCGAGGTCCTCGGTCGCCGCAAGGGCGCGCCGGAACAGGATATGGTCTATCGGGTCGGCGATCTCGAGCTCGACCGGCTGTCCCATACCGTTCGCCGGCAAGGCAAGGAGATCGTTCTACAGCCGCGTGAATTCCGGTTGCTCGAATATCTGATGAAGAATTCGGGGCAGGTGGTTACGCGCACCATGCTTCTGGAGAATGTCTGGGACTATCATTTCGATCCTCAGACCAACGTCATCGACGTGCACGTATCGCGGCTGCGCTCCAAGATTGAGAAGGATTTCGATGCGCCGCTGCTGCGCACCGTGCGCGGGGCGGGCTACATGATCAAGGATGAGGCGCGAGCTGACGGATGA
- a CDS encoding ATP-binding protein translates to MSRLRVLFRTTAVRLSAVYLILFSLCAAFLVIYVTAMSQRLLEQQTRDAVNAEVEQIETIYNRAGVNGLLRTLERRARQPGANLYVIAGPTGEILAGNVASLEPGLLDHEGWTGQAFRYQRYTDESRKEAHVALAHVLVLDNGLRVLVGRDLQEPEKFRVLVRQALMVALGIMGIGALIIWFAIGRNALKRIDRMSDASTRIMAGDLSQRLPMSGSGDEFDRLSESLNAMLGRIEKLNEGLRQVSDNIAHDLKTPLTRLRNKAEAALAHKTTANGYRTSLEEIIGESDQLIRTFNALLMISRVEAGGAAAEMSDIDLATIVADCVELYEPVAEEQALRLIAEVPGPLHVSGNRELIGQALGNLIDNAIKYAEGAEDPEIRVSLARRGEFAVIAVADHGPGVPAGKREDVVARFVRLDDSRSKPGTGLGLSLVEAVMEMHHGSLELSDTTPESQTPGLTVAMVFPAGAD, encoded by the coding sequence ATGAGCCGGCTGCGCGTTCTTTTCCGCACGACAGCAGTTCGCCTTTCGGCGGTCTATCTCATCCTGTTTTCTCTCTGTGCCGCTTTTCTGGTCATCTACGTGACGGCGATGTCGCAGCGTCTGCTTGAGCAGCAGACGCGCGATGCCGTGAACGCTGAAGTGGAGCAGATCGAGACGATCTACAACAGGGCCGGCGTCAATGGCCTGTTGCGCACGCTTGAACGTCGCGCCCGCCAGCCCGGGGCTAATCTCTACGTGATCGCCGGGCCGACCGGCGAAATCCTCGCCGGCAACGTCGCCTCGCTCGAGCCCGGATTGCTCGATCACGAGGGGTGGACGGGCCAGGCGTTTCGCTATCAACGCTACACCGACGAAAGCCGGAAGGAGGCGCATGTGGCGCTCGCCCATGTCCTTGTGCTGGACAACGGCTTGCGTGTTCTGGTCGGGCGAGACTTGCAGGAGCCGGAAAAATTCCGTGTTCTCGTCCGACAGGCGCTCATGGTGGCGCTCGGCATCATGGGCATCGGCGCTCTCATCATCTGGTTTGCCATCGGCCGCAATGCCCTGAAGCGGATAGACCGGATGTCGGACGCCAGCACCCGCATCATGGCCGGCGATCTTTCGCAGCGTTTGCCGATGAGCGGTTCCGGTGACGAGTTCGACCGGCTTTCGGAATCGCTGAATGCCATGTTGGGACGCATCGAGAAGCTCAATGAGGGGCTGCGTCAGGTCTCCGACAACATTGCCCACGACCTGAAGACGCCATTGACCCGGCTACGCAACAAGGCAGAGGCCGCACTTGCCCACAAGACGACCGCCAATGGCTACCGGACATCGCTGGAAGAAATCATTGGGGAATCCGACCAGCTCATTCGCACGTTCAATGCGCTGTTGATGATCTCGCGTGTCGAAGCGGGTGGTGCTGCGGCGGAAATGAGCGATATCGATCTTGCAACCATCGTCGCGGACTGCGTCGAGCTCTATGAGCCGGTGGCGGAGGAGCAGGCGTTGCGGCTGATCGCGGAGGTTCCGGGGCCGCTGCATGTCAGTGGTAACCGGGAACTAATCGGTCAGGCACTCGGCAATCTCATCGACAATGCCATCAAATATGCCGAGGGCGCCGAAGATCCGGAAATTCGGGTCTCACTTGCACGGCGCGGCGAATTCGCAGTCATCGCGGTTGCGGACCATGGGCCGGGTGTACCCGCTGGCAAACGCGAGGATGTCGTTGCACGTTTCGTGCGTCTGGACGACAGCCGTTCGAAACCAGGAACCGGGCTCGGACTGTCTCTCGTCGAGGCTGTGATGGAGATGCATCACGGTTCCCTTGAGCTCAGCGATACGACACCGGAGAGCCAGACTCCTGGGCTTACAGTCGCAATGGTATTTCCGGCAGGGGCAGACTGA